AGCTTCACTTGAGATATCAACTGTAGTAGCATGTACATTTTGGCAATCACAACATATACTGATAGGTATACATCCTGTACCTGTACCAATTTCCAATATACTGGTTATATCGTTTTCTTTTATATATTTAATTGCTTCTATTACAAGAATTTCCGTATCTTGTCTTGGAATCAATACATTTCTATCCACTTTAAATGTTAATCCCATGAATTCTTGATATCCAATTATATATTGAAGGGGTTTCCCCTTAGCTCTTATATTTATAAGATTATTATATCTATCATAATCTTCATCTGATAACAATTCATTTCCATTAACTAATGTATATATTTTATCTACCTGAAGTACATGTTCCAATAATAGATTTGCATCTATTCTAGCATCAAGTACATCATTTTTAGATAGAGTCTTTATACCATCATCCAATACATTCCTTATGGTCTTCTTCATCAGTAACTAAGACCCCTTTCAAAGAAGCTATAGCAACTTCTATCTGTGAATCATCTGGTTCTCTTGTTGTCAAATTTTGTAACAATAATCCTGGTTTAGCTATAATATTAGCTAATTTTGATTCTGATCTGCCTAACCATCTGATAATTTCATAAGATAAACCAGCTATCAATGGCAAGCATAATAATCTCACTGCGAATCTTAACCAAAATGTTCTAACATCAATAATCATCAATACCAATATACTCATAAGAACTACTATCAATAAAAAGTTAGTACCACATCTTTTATGTTGTCTTGATTGTTTTCTAATATTTTCAACTGTCAATTCTTCTTCACTTTCTAAACAATTTATTGATTTATGCTCTGCTCCATGATATTGAAAGACTCTTTGTATATCTTTCATCAATGATATTATCTTTAAGTATGATAGGAATATTACAACACGTATTACACCATCAACTAGATTAATTAGATTTTCACTTGGCAATATGTCTTTTACCAACTGTGATATACCTAATGGTAATAATACAAATAATCCTATAGCTAATATTATTGACATTACCACTGAAAAACCAACTATAACATTATCTAATTTATCTCCGAATATTTTACTAAGAAACTTATCGAATTTATCAGGTTCTTTTTCCTTATCCTCTTCTTCAACTTCAAAGAATTCTGCTGAGAAAGTGAGGATCTTCATACCAATCACCAATGATTCGATAAATGCCAACATACCTCGAAACAATGGTAATTTAAAAAATTTCACTTTTTCTGAAAAACTGGTATATTCTTTTTTATCAACAATAATCTCTTTATCTGGCTTTCTGATAGCTACAGCATAGGTGTTTTTATTCTTCATCATAACACCTTCTATTACAGCTTGACCTCCTATATCAACTCTTTTCAATTTATATCACTTCCATATATTATTATTTTTAGGACTAATTAATTATAACATGATATCTTTTATTAATCTACTTTTCATTTATATATTAAAAAACCAAGAAAAAAGGGAATATGTCACATTTTAGAATTTCAAAAAAACAGAAAAATATTTACATTTAATGAGAAAAAAAGTTGAGGTTAATCCTCAACTTATCTACTTATTAGTTATTTTCTTGATTAATACCGTATTTACGGTTGAATTTATCTATACGTCCGCGAGCAGAAACTGCTTTTTGTGTTCCTGTGTAGAATGGATGACATTTGGAACAAATTTCAACATGAATATCCTCATTTGTTGATCCTGTTACAAATTCATTACCACAGTTACATTTAACTTTAGCTTGATGATATTTTGGATGAATCCCTTGCTTCATTTGTTTCACCTCTTTCAAATATTAGCCTTAATATTTATATGCCGACCTAAGTCGAACTTATATTTTAAAACAGCTTTTATATTATAACACATGAAATTACAGTATGCAATACTTTTAATTATCGTATTTAAAATAATTTATGATCTATCTGTATTTATCCAATAAATTGTTGTTGATTGTATTGAAGAAATCTTTATTGTTTTTGGATTTGACAAAAACTTTCAAGATACTTTCTGTAACTTCATCTGAACGCATATTACTACTTGCTTTTCTAAGCCTGTAAACTGCATCCATCTCTTCTTTAGTATATAGAAGGTCTTCTCTTCTAGTACTGGATTTTGCAATATCAATAGCTGGGAAAATTCTTTTTTCAGATAGTTTTCTATCAAGAACCAACTCCATATTTCCTGTTCCTTTGAATTCTTCAAATACAACTTCATCCATTTTACTTCCCGTTTCTACAAGTGCAGTAGCGAGTATTGTAAGGCTTCCACCTTCTTCAATATTTCTAGCCGCACCAAAGAATTTCTTAGGCATATGGAGTGCTGCTGGGTCAAGACCTCCAGATAAAGTTCTACCACTAGGTGGAATAGTTAAGTTATAAGCTCTGGCAAGCCTTGTAATACTGTCAAGTAATATATATAGGTCTTTTTTCTGTTCGACCATTCTTTTTGCTCTTGCCAATACCATTTCTGAAACTCTTTTATGATGTTCAGGCAATTCATCAAAAGTAGAATATATAACTTCTACATTTTCGCCCTTAATAGAACGTCTGATATCAGTTACTTCTTCTGGTCGTTCATCGATTAATAAAACAATAAGATGACAATTTGGATGATTGGTTGTTATGGCATTAGCAATTTTTTTGAGTAGCGTTGTTTTTCCTGCTTTTGGAGGAGCTACAATCATACCTCTTTGACCTTTACCAATTGGTGCAACAAAATCAATTAGTCTTGTAGCATACTCTGAAGAAACGGTTTCAAGACGAACTCTTTCATTTGGGAAGATAGGTGTCAAATCTTCAAAATTTGGTCTCTTTGAAGCATTAGCAGGTGAATCGCCATTTACAGACTGGACATATAGTAATGCTCTAAATTTTTCATTTTCTTTTGGAACTCTAATATTACCAATTATTAAATCTCCAGTCTTTAAATTAAATCTTCTAATTTGTGATGGTGATACATAAACATCATCTTCACCCGGTAGATAATTAGCACATCTAATAAAACCGAATCCATCTGGTAATACTTCTAATACTCCATAAGCTATTTCGCCACTATTTAGATCTTGAAAATCTGAAGGTACATTTTTATTAGGTTTATCCCTATGAACTTCCTTTTTGATTTCCCTATTCACTTCTTTGGCTACATTAGTGACTTCTCTTTTTATTTCTTTTTTTTCTTCTTTTATTTTAATGTTTTTATTTTCTACTTTATTAACAACATTTTCTTTATTTTTAAGTTCCTTGTTATTCTCTTCTTTTTCAACAACTTTTGGTTGAACCTTTTTTTCCTTTTTGGATTTAGGCTGTTTCATTTCTTTTTTCTCTAATTTCAATTCAGGTTGTGAGGTCTTTTCTACTTTTTTTTCTTGTTTCAATTCTAGTTCTTGTTCTGGTTTTTTTTCTGGTTCTACATTATTTTCTTCTTTTTGTTGTTTAGCTTCAACTTCTGTAAGAATTTGCACAAGTTCTGCTTTTTTGAATGTTGTAACACTTCTAATGCCAATCTCTTTTGCTTTCTTGCGAAGCTCAGCTAAAGTGAATTTTTTGAAATCTGTACTCATTAGAGCACCCCTTCCGTTTTTAATTAATTATTACTCCAACCGAAACTATGTAAATAATTATATCAAATAAGTTATATTAGTTAGACTTAAAATATTAATAAAAATTTTCCAATATAAATATTTGCTAAAGTTTGTCCCCCTAATGATTATTAATAAGCAAACATTAATAAATTAAATTTATTACAATTTAATATTTAATATATAAAATACATATTATATTAGGAATACTAATGATAAGTCATATGAATATAAATTGGACATGCTTATATTGAACTATATTTAGTTAAGATTTGTTTTAGTCCAATATCGTTTTAGTTTTAGCAATGCTAATTGTCTGTTAAATGATAATAATATAATAACTAATTTATTATATATGGAAATATCTTATACATCATATATATTATACCATAAAAAAGTAAATTAACACATTTTTATGGTAAATATTTTTATTTTTATTTAAGCTCTATAATTACTATCAAATATGTTTTTCTAATTTATTTAATAGTCTTTTGTTGGAGCTAAAGTATTTATTGAATTATATACATGGTTATTTTTCTATAACTTTTACATAACTGTTCTAAATAATCAACTCTAATCAAATTTAGTTGTTATTACTATTTTTTCCTCCTCGTTTGCATTCCATACAATATATTATAATAATCAAATTTACCTTAATAATATTCTCTATATTTGATATTCAAGTTATTGTATCATAAATAACTATAATAATGCAAATAATTCTATGCCAAAATTAGTGATGCTACTCTAAAAAATATTAGTAAAGTTGTTACATCCACTATTGTGGTAATCATTGGACTTGCCATTATCGCTGGATCAAGTTTTAACTTCTTAGCTAATATTGGAAGTGTTCCACCAATAATCGCTGCAAAAGTAGTTGTACATATTAATGTTAAACCTACCATGCCAGCTTTTAATATGTTTCCATCTGTAAAATATATTCTAATGCAGTTTAATACGCCAAGTGTACTACCAACAATTAAGCCTACTCTTATTTCTTTCCATAACACACGAAAAAAATCTGGAAATTTTATATCCCCTAAAGTAATACTTCTTATTATTAAAGTTGCTGATTGTGCACCAGCATTACCACCTGTAGACATAAGCATGGGAGTATATATTGCAAGTGCAAATTGAGCGATTAGATAATTATTCTGATCCATAACCATTTCAGTTAAATAAGCTGAAAACATAAGTATAACTAGCCAAGGTAATCTTTTTTTTGCTAATACAAGCACTGATGCATCTAAATATTCTATTTCTGTAGGCTCTATCGCAGCCATACGTTGAAAGTCCTCAGTTGTTTCTTCTTCCATTACATCAACTATATCATCAATGGTAATAATACCAACTAATCTATTCTCATTATCAACCACTGGTAATGATAAGAA
The sequence above is a segment of the Vallitalea longa genome. Coding sequences within it:
- the prmC gene encoding peptide chain release factor N(5)-glutamine methyltransferase, translated to MKKTIRNVLDDGIKTLSKNDVLDARIDANLLLEHVLQVDKIYTLVNGNELLSDEDYDRYNNLINIRAKGKPLQYIIGYQEFMGLTFKVDRNVLIPRQDTEILVIEAIKYIKENDITSILEIGTGTGCIPISICCDCQNVHATTVDISSEAIDIAKHNAIINDVDDRIQFIQSNLFENIDEGIEFQLFISNPPYIRSSDIDGLMKEVKEYEPIKALDGGIDGLYFYREISRQIKNRTKKRSYVLYEVGYDQGIDVKNILEALGYDDIRIYKDLAGINRVVAGAYNK
- a CDS encoding DUF1385 domain-containing protein — encoded protein: MKRVDIGGQAVIEGVMMKNKNTYAVAIRKPDKEIIVDKKEYTSFSEKVKFFKLPLFRGMLAFIESLVIGMKILTFSAEFFEVEEEDKEKEPDKFDKFLSKIFGDKLDNVIVGFSVVMSIILAIGLFVLLPLGISQLVKDILPSENLINLVDGVIRVVIFLSYLKIISLMKDIQRVFQYHGAEHKSINCLESEEELTVENIRKQSRQHKRCGTNFLLIVVLMSILVLMIIDVRTFWLRFAVRLLCLPLIAGLSYEIIRWLGRSESKLANIIAKPGLLLQNLTTREPDDSQIEVAIASLKGVLVTDEEDHKECIG
- the rpmE gene encoding 50S ribosomal protein L31: MKQGIHPKYHQAKVKCNCGNEFVTGSTNEDIHVEICSKCHPFYTGTQKAVSARGRIDKFNRKYGINQENN
- the rho gene encoding transcription termination factor Rho: MSTDFKKFTLAELRKKAKEIGIRSVTTFKKAELVQILTEVEAKQQKEENNVEPEKKPEQELELKQEKKVEKTSQPELKLEKKEMKQPKSKKEKKVQPKVVEKEENNKELKNKENVVNKVENKNIKIKEEKKEIKREVTNVAKEVNREIKKEVHRDKPNKNVPSDFQDLNSGEIAYGVLEVLPDGFGFIRCANYLPGEDDVYVSPSQIRRFNLKTGDLIIGNIRVPKENEKFRALLYVQSVNGDSPANASKRPNFEDLTPIFPNERVRLETVSSEYATRLIDFVAPIGKGQRGMIVAPPKAGKTTLLKKIANAITTNHPNCHLIVLLIDERPEEVTDIRRSIKGENVEVIYSTFDELPEHHKRVSEMVLARAKRMVEQKKDLYILLDSITRLARAYNLTIPPSGRTLSGGLDPAALHMPKKFFGAARNIEEGGSLTILATALVETGSKMDEVVFEEFKGTGNMELVLDRKLSEKRIFPAIDIAKSSTRREDLLYTKEEMDAVYRLRKASSNMRSDEVTESILKVFVKSKNNKDFFNTINNNLLDKYR
- the mgtE gene encoding magnesium transporter — protein: MDLKTLRELLRNKQLSEIKNGLSVLQEADIAELLENIEVKESLLIFRLLPKEVAAEVFSYFDVERQSEISSLVSDKELADIINELNFDDKIDLIEEVPANLVNRILQHSTAVERRLINQFLNYPEDSAGSLMTIEFVGLKKEMTVNQAMDKIRRIGLDTETIYTSYVTGTKRTLEGIVSLKDLVLSEKDTIISSIMEKGVISVNTHDDQEYIAEVFKKYNFLSLPVVDNENRLVGIITIDDIVDVMEEETTEDFQRMAAIEPTEIEYLDASVLVLAKKRLPWLVILMFSAYLTEMVMDQNNYLIAQFALAIYTPMLMSTGGNAGAQSATLIIRSITLGDIKFPDFFRVLWKEIRVGLIVGSTLGVLNCIRIYFTDGNILKAGMVGLTLICTTTFAAIIGGTLPILAKKLKLDPAIMASPMITTIVDVTTLLIFFRVASLILA